Part of the Bacteroidales bacterium genome, GGAGAAAGCATCAAAACGTATCAGGTTCCGAAAGCATTGAAATAAATACTATTGGTTATTCTTTCAAAACATACTCTCCCGCAAATCCGGCACGCAATAACGTTGCATACCGGATTTTTTGTTTTATGGGCATCATATAAATACGATCCGAAAAAACTTTAATATATTCGTTATAATTAGCTGAACAAACTACCGGTTCTATGAAACCCACATGTTTTACAAACACAAACACAGCGGTAATAAAATGCCGAACATGTGGGTTCCATCATACCATTGAAAATTAATTTTATTATGATGAAAACTACCATCAACCAGCACCTGAAGCAGGGTTTCCTGCTTTGCCTGCTATTACTGTCTTCGGTTCTGTTCATTGTTAAATCTGCTATGGCGCAGGATATTCCGGGTTTGAGTTACCAGGCTGTTGCCCGGGATGCGGCCGGTTTACCATTGAAAAATACCTCGATCAAAGTTCGTTTCAAAATTCTGGCAGGAGATCCGGTTACCGGAACGGTTTTGTATACCGAAACCCATGAAACAACCACCAATCCCTTTGGTTTGTTTGTGCTGGAAGTCGGAAAGGGGGTAAGTTCCGACCGGTTTGAAAACATTGACTGGGGGAATAATAAGACGTATCTTTCGGTTGAGGTAGATGCCAATAACAGTGGTTATAAATGGGCTGGGACAAACAGTCTTCTGGCTGTACCTTATGCATTGTATGCCTTTCATGGTACGCAGGGTCCTCAGGGACCTCAGGGACCAATTGGGCCGCAGGGTCCGAAGGGTGATAAGGGTGACCCTGGGCCTCAGGGGCCTGTTGGTCCACAGGGTCCACAGGGCCCGGCTGGAATTGGCCTCAATAACAGAGGAAACTGGTTTTCAGGAATAGTTGTGAATAAAGGCGATTATGTTTTTGATGATAAATCCTCTTCACAGCCGGATGTGAACAGTATGTGGATATTTAAAGGAGAAACTTCATATACTTCTACTGTTCATCCCTATGCCGATACAAGTTTCATTGAATTTGAAGCTCCTCAGGGCCCTCCGGGACCTATGGGCCCGCAGGGAGATCCGGGTCCGCAGGGACCTGTTGGACCGCAAGGCCCTCAAGGTATTCAGGGTCCAGCCGGACCTAAGGGAGATAAAGGTGATCCCGGCCCTCCCGGACCAGCAGGAGCGTCTCTATGGGATTCCGCTCTTAATGTTATCTGGACAGGAAAAAAAGTCGGAGTCGGTACCAACGCTCCCAACGGGAAAATGGTAGTTATGGGCGATCCTGTATCGAATATCGATACAGCTCTTTTCGAAGTGAAAGACCGCTCAGGAAGGGCTGTTTTCTCTGTTTATGAAGAAGGTGTCAAATTCCTTGTTAAAGATGATAACCTTACCGGTAATCGCGGTGGATTCGTCGTACGGGGTTATCATTCCACCGCAGGGATTCATGATATACTGAAAGTTACCAACGACAGCATTCGTATTTATTTTGCCGATCCTCCTTCAACAGGTGCAGGAGGATTTTCTCTCATCAGCCGGAAATCGGGAGTGGAAGCTTCCCAGATGCTGATAACACCTTCCAATCAGTTTATCGGCGTGCGCAGTGGTAACCGCTCTGCTACCGGTGTGAGCAATGCATTTTTCGGGTTTGAATCAGGCAACGGATTAGCCGCAGGAAGTTATAATACTCTACTTGGATACCAGGCAGGTAGAAAGCTTAAAGATGGAAACAATAATATTCTTATCGGATACCAGTCAGGATTCGAGAATACTGCCGGTAATTTTAACATTTTTATCGGGAATGAGGCAGGAAGGAGTAATACCTCACAGATTCATAACCTCTTCGCCGGGTACAGGGCAGGATACAGCAATGGGATGGTAGGAACTGTCGGTGAAGAGGGGTCCTATAATCTGTTTCTGGGGTATGAAGCCGGATATGCCAATACTAAAGGAAATTATAATCTGTTTGTTGGCCATCAGTCAGGACGATCAAATACTACCGGAATAACCAACGTTTTTATAGGTTCGAAAAGCGGATTTTCGAACCTGACCGGCAGCCGCAATCTCTATTTGGGCGAAACAGCGGGATATTCCAATTCGGCCGGAAACAATAATGTTTTTCTTGGTGCCGGGAGCGGAAACCTTAATACGGGTTCTGAAAATGTTCTGGTTGGAAGTGACGCGGGGTATAACTCCGGAACCAGCAGCCGGAATGCTGTATTAGGATATCAGGCTGCCCGTAATATGACGTCAGGTACCGGAAATGTTATGCTGGGCAATCAGGCCGGATTCTCCATGGCAAATGCCTCATCCAATATCATTATCGGAGACCAGGCTGGCTACAATAGCCTTCGTGGAGCAAGAAATGTGTTCCTCGGTTACCAGAGCGCTTTCTCCTGGAGCCGGGGTTCGGAGAATATTGTCATAGGTTCCTCTGCCGGTTATGCCGCTGATTCAGGAATGTACAATATCTTTCTCGGAGCATCTTCCGGATTGATCAACCAGGGAAACAGGAACGTCTTCATCGGTGCAGAAACAGGATATAACAATAGTCTGGGCGAAGACAACCTCTTTATTGGGTACCAGGCCGGATACAATAACAGCGGAATTACCGGAGGCAGTAATAACATCTTTCTGGGCCATCAGGCAGGCTTTTCCAATACCAATGGCGCCGACAATCTGTTCATCGGCAACCTGGCAGGATATTACAACACCACGGGAAAGGAAAATATCGTTCTCGGCAGGGAAGCCGGATACAATCTTTCCGGTGGCGACAGGAATGTAATCCTTGGAGAAAAAGCCGGGTACAATGTTCAGGATGGTAAGGGCAATGTTTTTATAGGATATGAAGCCGGAATGAATGAAAGCGCCTCAGGCAGACTGTATATAGCTAACAATGCTTCCCGTCCGCTGATTTACGGTCAGTTCAGCTCCGACACCATGGTAGTTATCAATGGGACCGCTGCAGAGAATCCATCGAAATATACCTTTTATGTTAACGGAACTGCGGGTGGAAAAGACAGCTGGAATTCCCTCAGCGACTACCGTCTTAAAAGAGATATCCAAACCATTACCGGGGCACTCGATAAGGTGAAGAGACTTCGCGGTGTGTCTTTTCAATGGAAAGACGAAGCATCGGATGCTCAACCTCATATCGGATTTATTGCCCAGGAAATGGCCGAAGTGATTCCCGAAGTCGTTCATAGCCAGGGCGGAATCTATTCCGTCCAGTATGCTCCGGTGACGGCCGTACTGGTTGAAGCCATGAAAGAACAGCAAAAGATGATTGAACAGCTAATGGAAGAAATTCGCTCGTTAAAGGAAGAAATCAACAACCTGAAAAATCAGTAGCCGATTACCCAGAGAATTTTTGAATTATCCATACAGTCGGTAACGATGTCGATCAGTTCCTGGTTGATGCGCAAAAGTTTTATCAGGTAAGTTTCCCAGTTTAGATCCCAGGTTGAGTCCATCCTTCTGATTTCCATAGCAAAATCTTTTCCGAGGAAAATGCCCGATATAAGCTCAACAAAATCCTCACGGCTGGAACATTTTTTCCATTGCTCCAGGTTTGAAATCAGGGCGTTCCTTAATACGACAATCTGCCTGGCGTTATATCGTGTGGCCCCGAAATATTCGTAAAGATTGTTGCTTTTCTCAAAGCACGAAGAGAACAGATTGAAAACGTTGGTGTGCAGATATCGTGAGGTGGGATGGCATTTTTCATAGGTATCATTGGTTCCGCTGGTATTCAGTTCAACAAAATTGAGCTGATTGTGTCCGAATATTTCAAGCTTCATAGCACCGAAAATTTGAATACGAAATATAAGGATAAATCTGGTATTTTTGTCACCGTTTGCTGTGGAACACTATTGACAAATTTACATGAGTATTCTTAAAACACCCGTTGAAAGAGTCGGTGAACTATTCGCTGAATGGCATGGAGCTAAAGCCGATTTCATTATCCCTTTGCCGGCATCAGGCTCATACAGACAATATTTCCGCCTGGGCACAGGTGGCCATACCTGGATTGGTGCCTGGAATGCAGATGTTAAGGAAAACAGAGCATTTGTTTACTTCAGCAGGCTGTTGAAGAACAAAGGACTGAATGTACCGGATATCTATTACGTAAGTGATGACGAACTCTGCTGGCTTGAGCAGGACCTGGGTGATGTGACATTGCTCAGCGAATACCAGCAGCTGATGGATAAAGGCGACCTTAATGCCGTAGAAACTGTTTACCGGAAAGCCCTGGAAGACCTTGTTCTGTTTCAGGTTAAAGGCCGGGAGGGAATGGATCTTTCGCAATGTTATCCCCGGGCAAGGTTTGACAACAGGTCAATGCTATGGGATCTGAACTATTTTAAATACTACTTTCTGAAATTTGCCCGTATACCCTTCGATGAACAGGATCTGGAAAACGACTTTCAAATTTTTGCCGACTATCTTATGCAGGCCGATACAGGTTACTTCCTGTACCGCGATTTCCAGTCACGGAATATCATGCTGACACCCGAAGGTCACTATTATATTGATTACCAGAGTGCCCGTCTGGGAGCGGCACAATACGATCCTTCCTCCCTGCTTTTTGAAGCCAAGACGCATTTACCCGATGATTTGCGGCGGAAACTGCTTGATCATTATGTGGAGGTTTTTACCAGAGAAACCCGTTCCGTGAGATCCGACTTCCTGAAATTTTACTACCCCTACGCTTTGATCCGCCAGCTTCAGGCCATGGGTGCCTATGGTTTCAGAGGGTTGCACGAACAGAAACCCTTGTTTCTTGAATCGATACCTCATGCACTGAACCATATCCGCCTTATTCTTCCTGCATTGCCGGAACATCTGAGAATACCGGCATTGAAATCAGCCCTTCAGGCTCTTACCGAAAATGAAAACCTTCGGGCAATAGGGAAGGGAAGCGATAAACTGACAGTCAGAGTGTATAGTTTTTCGTACCGAAGCGGTATCCCGTTCGATGAAACTCTTCACGGAGGAGGATTTGTATTCGATTGCCGTGGCTTGCCGAATCCGGGAAGACTTGAAACCTACAAGTCATTGACGGGTAAGGACCAGGAAGTAGCGGAATACCTTGGTCGGTTCAGGGAGGTGAACGATTTCATTGCCCACGCCAGGTCTATGGTCAGTATGCATATTAACAGCTATTTGCAACGAGGACTAACGGAAATGATGGTGTGTTTTGGCTGTACAGGCGGAAGACATCGTTCTGTCTATTGCGCTGAAAAACTGGCTTCGGAGCTTGAAAAATCGTGGCCCCAGATTGGTGTACGGTGTATTCACACATCCCTTCAATAGGTGCCTATGAAAGCGATGATACTTGCTGCAGGATATGGAACGCGGCTGAAACCACTTACCGATTCCATGCCTAAGGCACTGGTTCCCCTGGCCGGGAAGCCAATGATTGCCTGGATTATCGATGAACTGGTTTCATCAGGTTTTACTGACATTGTGGTGAATGTGCATCATTTCTCCTCCATGATGAAAGACTATTTATCAGGTATCAGTCTTCCGGATGCACGTATAGCGATTTCAGATGAATCCCACCAGATTCTTGACACGGGTGGTGCACTCTTTCATGCCCGTCAGCTGCTCAGCGACGAAAATCCTTTTCTGGTGCATAATACAGATATTCTGTCGGATATCAGTTTGAAAGACCTGTATAACTGGCATTGCCAAAATCAGAACGATGTGACACTGGCAGTAAGGAACAGAAAAACAAGCCGTTCATTGCTGATTGACCGGAACGGATTACTGAAAGGATGGAGAAACAATGTTACCGGTGAAGTTATCATGGTGCCGGACGCAGGTTCCGACCTGATTCCTGTTGCGTACAGCGGTATTCACGTTGCCGGACCTTCCGTCTTTTCCCTGATGGGAGAAGAGAAAGTTTTCCCTCTGATACCATATTATCTCCGCCTGGCCGAAAAATATAAAGTAGCCGTGTATTTTCACAACGAGGGTATATGGATCGACATGGGCAACAAAGACGGATTGAAACTGGCGGAAGAATATCTGAAAAAATCAAAAACGATAAAATAAAAAAGGTGCCTGCAAAAGGCACCTTATATATTGTTTGAAAATTAAAGAGGCCGCCTGAATAACTTTTTAGACAGCCTCTTTTTATTTCAGGTCTGTATTTTATTCTTCTCCTGCTTCAGTAACGTTTCTCTTCTCTTCAATACGTGCTTTTTTACCGGTAAGGCCCCTGAGATAATAAATCCGGGCACGCCGCACCTGCCCTGTTTTGTTAAGTTCGATCTTCTGAATGAAGGGAGACTGCATAGGGAATATTCTCTCAACTCCTACGTTGCCCGAAATTTTCCGCACGGTAAAGGTAGCACTCAGTCCGCTTCCCTTTTTCTGAATTACTACGCCTCTGAACTGCTGAACACGTTCCTTGTTCCCTTCAATAATCTTATAATGAACGGTAATGGTATCACCGCTTTTGAATTCAGGGAAGTTTCTTTCCTTAAGCAACGCTTTTTCGACCGGTTGTATAAGATTCATACTATTATGGTATTAGGTTTCGTCAAAAACGGTCGCAATATTACAAATATTTTTTCAATTAATGACGAACTTATTAACAACATCTCTTTTTTTAACCGTTTTCGTCATCCAACCCTTTCAGAAGGCAAACATTCACTGAATGGCTGAATCGGGCTGAATCGTTTACTTGCTCCGGAATAAACTCAGCACGCCAGGGTTTAATGGGTAGGATTTCCGGGAACTCTGAATTTATCACCTGTTTCACGGATGATGATCCGGTAAAAATCCTGGCTGTATCCTGGTTGCTTAACCTGAGGGTTCTTCTGGCCGGGTACCGGTGTTTTGATGTTTCCATCCATGTATTTGGTAAACAGGTAAGCATAGAGTTTTTTCCATACCGCTACCGTATGGTTTCCTGCATTAACTGAATAGTCGGTGAGGAAAGCAATGGCAGCTTCCGGATCGTCCTGGTACATTTTCAGAGCAACTTCGTCAATATAAGGTGTTCTTTGAATATACGTGTTTTCAAGTTCCTGCTGTACTTTCTGGATTTCCGGAATCATATCGCAATAGCGTGTATAGGCAAAATTTGAAACCTGGTTAAAAACCCAGAATGCGGCATTTTCATTAAATTCCATCATCGATCCGTTGCCTTCGGCAAATGCTTCGGGAACTTTTGAGATACCGCAATACATAGGGCTGTAAACGGTACTATAGGTGTCATCTACCCCAAACCAGAGAATACCGCCGATCGGATCGGGCAGATTACCGCGGCACTGGGCAATAAAAGAAAAGCCTGTCTGCTGGGTTGAAATGGCCCGTTCGTTGAAATAAGTAACTCCGTCAACTGTCCACGTCAGAGGCCTCCAGCGCACAATGCTCTGATAGGGTCCGGCACCGGGATCTTTGGTCATATCCAGAGGAGTGTTCTGGTAATAATCCCGCATGAGGGCAAAAACATCACTCAGGGAAAGCTTCTGATCGGGCTTAATCCATAAAGGCATGCGATGTGCCAGATTCTTCCCTGTAATGTAGTCGAGGTATTCATCCATACCTGCCTTCACTTTATTAAATCCGCTCCATACCCTCGCTTCGCAGAAACGCGCTCCTTCAAAATCAACCGGTGCATAAACATCCGAAAAGCTGAAATTTTCGTCCGAACCATCATAAAAACCTCTTTCCCTTGCATAGGAAATTACATCAGGTGCATAAAGGCAATTTTCCGGATCATTTAAGGGAAAGGTTGTGATGCGCGCATGATTCGCATGTCCTGAAATGTAGCCATCCGGTATGCGAAGAGCTACCCACACGGCCCCTTTATAAGCATTGACCATGCGCTTGTTTTTCCCCTTTCCTTCAGGAACCATCTTCATGCCTTTTCCTATCATTTCCATAATCCATACTTCATTCTTATCGGCAATGGAAAAAGATTCTCCGCTGCTGTAATATCCATATTGGTTGGCAAGGCTGGTCATCACCTGAATGGCTTCGCGGGCCGTTTTTGCCCGTTGCAATGCAATGTAAATCAGGCTTCCGTAATCCATAATGGCCGACGTATCCTGTCCAATTTCAGGTCTGCCTCCAAATGTGGTTTCACCTATCGCCACCTGATGCTCATTCATGTTGCCAACTACCTTGTACGTATGCCGAACCTGAGGAATTCTTCCGAGATGTTTTCCTGT contains:
- a CDS encoding phosphotransferase is translated as MSILKTPVERVGELFAEWHGAKADFIIPLPASGSYRQYFRLGTGGHTWIGAWNADVKENRAFVYFSRLLKNKGLNVPDIYYVSDDELCWLEQDLGDVTLLSEYQQLMDKGDLNAVETVYRKALEDLVLFQVKGREGMDLSQCYPRARFDNRSMLWDLNYFKYYFLKFARIPFDEQDLENDFQIFADYLMQADTGYFLYRDFQSRNIMLTPEGHYYIDYQSARLGAAQYDPSSLLFEAKTHLPDDLRRKLLDHYVEVFTRETRSVRSDFLKFYYPYALIRQLQAMGAYGFRGLHEQKPLFLESIPHALNHIRLILPALPEHLRIPALKSALQALTENENLRAIGKGSDKLTVRVYSFSYRSGIPFDETLHGGGFVFDCRGLPNPGRLETYKSLTGKDQEVAEYLGRFREVNDFIAHARSMVSMHINSYLQRGLTEMMVCFGCTGGRHRSVYCAEKLASELEKSWPQIGVRCIHTSLQ
- a CDS encoding nucleotidyltransferase family protein, whose product is MKAMILAAGYGTRLKPLTDSMPKALVPLAGKPMIAWIIDELVSSGFTDIVVNVHHFSSMMKDYLSGISLPDARIAISDESHQILDTGGALFHARQLLSDENPFLVHNTDILSDISLKDLYNWHCQNQNDVTLAVRNRKTSRSLLIDRNGLLKGWRNNVTGEVIMVPDAGSDLIPVAYSGIHVAGPSVFSLMGEEKVFPLIPYYLRLAEKYKVAVYFHNEGIWIDMGNKDGLKLAEEYLKKSKTIK
- the rplS gene encoding 50S ribosomal protein L19; translated protein: MNLIQPVEKALLKERNFPEFKSGDTITVHYKIIEGNKERVQQFRGVVIQKKGSGLSATFTVRKISGNVGVERIFPMQSPFIQKIELNKTGQVRRARIYYLRGLTGKKARIEEKRNVTEAGEE
- a CDS encoding dipeptidase, with product MFMTSRILLVAALLFTVFNERSTACTNFLITKGATRDNTNMISYSADSHVLYGELYYWPAADYPENAWLEVYEWDTGKHLGRIPQVRHTYKVVGNMNEHQVAIGETTFGGRPEIGQDTSAIMDYGSLIYIALQRAKTAREAIQVMTSLANQYGYYSSGESFSIADKNEVWIMEMIGKGMKMVPEGKGKNKRMVNAYKGAVWVALRIPDGYISGHANHARITTFPLNDPENCLYAPDVISYARERGFYDGSDENFSFSDVYAPVDFEGARFCEARVWSGFNKVKAGMDEYLDYITGKNLAHRMPLWIKPDQKLSLSDVFALMRDYYQNTPLDMTKDPGAGPYQSIVRWRPLTWTVDGVTYFNERAISTQQTGFSFIAQCRGNLPDPIGGILWFGVDDTYSTVYSPMYCGISKVPEAFAEGNGSMMEFNENAAFWVFNQVSNFAYTRYCDMIPEIQKVQQELENTYIQRTPYIDEVALKMYQDDPEAAIAFLTDYSVNAGNHTVAVWKKLYAYLFTKYMDGNIKTPVPGQKNPQVKQPGYSQDFYRIIIRETGDKFRVPGNPTH